Within the Zea mays cultivar B73 chromosome 10, Zm-B73-REFERENCE-NAM-5.0, whole genome shotgun sequence genome, the region AGTGGCATGAAGAGTTAAAAAGAGAGAACATTATGGGGAAGGTACAAAAAGTAGCATGTGTTTTACATATATCCAATTGACGAACAAAAAAAAAGATCTTACTAGCTTCAGTAGAAGTTCATAATATTCCTCATACATTCTCTTGTCAGCATCAACAAATGCGAAGTCATAGCTAGAGAAGATGGAAAAGTAAAGGTTAGATAGAAATTTAAGAGGTTACTTATTTGATAATGGATTGTTACAAACCATCAGCATACCTGGAAGCTTCGCCGCAATCAAGAAGAGATCTTAGAGAATCCGCAGCCAAAGCATGTTTCACATCAATCTAATGATTTTTTACACACCAATCCACACAGAAATTTTAGAGTATAAAAGCATAAATTGACTCTATCATATAATACCAATTATTACCATTGTAGGGCAGATCCAGATAGCATTTCGGCTTTGAATGCGTAGAGTTGGTTATGAAAGAGAATTACTGCTTAAGTGCTTAGTATCATGAAGATTAGATTTCTAACGAAAAAGATGCAATATGCGGTGTACCAGATTTTTTTTCTAGTTTTCTGCACTGCTGTGCAGAACTTAATAGTCAAGACACACAGAAAACAATATAAGAACAATGATACAGATATAAAAAAATAAAAGAGAAGAGCTTGAAAAGTAGTTTGCTTGGAAGAATTTTCAAATTTGCACAAAAAGGTTATTGGACTACTTTAAGCATATTTACTTTGTTATGCAAAAAAATCTAGAGCTGGCTTAAGAATCATAAAAAATGATTTAACTTTCTAtccaaggtacaagaggtgaataTTAACATCAATTACCTTATGTGCAACACCAGCACGTTGGTAGTACTTCTTGGCAACTTCTAGGCATCTGTCATCCCTCTCACAAGCAACCAAGTGACCAGATTCAGGAAGGGCCAGTGCAACAGCTAATGATGAATACCCCTATAGAAAGATGAAAGCACTACTAAGACACAAACAACATGATTTGCAATATTTTGGAATTTCTGTATAGGAAGTTGTTTTTCACAAGGACAATGATTGTTTTCTGttgcagaagaaggaagaaaagctTATCCAAGCTGCAGGATTTAGGTATACTTTCAACATGCTGCAATATATACCATGGAAAACTTCATGGGTAAGCGCTAGACAGGACATACCAAATAGTTTGTTTTTCACAAAGAAATTTTTTATCCACTCATATATGCTTACTGATACAAACACCATGTTTCTTATGATAGCTAATCACATCAACAATTCTATAGAAAGCTTCATATGTGCAACTATATACATTTCCTCAACAATTGAAGGAGTGCACCCTAGACTACCAAAGCTTAGCTGATGTAGGCCTTAACATTTCTAGTTTGCTATAACACCACACTTGAGTTCCATGAAGAAAAAGTGGATTGGGAATTGCTATTGTTATGTTTTCACTGACTGGGTGTGGATGGTAGgaaaatccaaaatggtaaagtaaTCAGTTAACATACAGTAAACACACCAACTTCAATGCAACGGCGCGCCCCAAGGATTTGCACAAGCATTGACAACAGCTGAGCCTGAGCGGGAGAAACCTACAGAGACAAAGGCACCATATTAGACTGGCCGATGGGCACTTTTATGTAGCTTGCTTCTTGAAAAATATACGCAAAACTTGAGCTTTACAGTAGGTATGAAAACCATCATAATATTTTCAGGGAAAAAATACTGCAAAAGGCAAATTATAATTGATATGCTAAAGGAGACCAAGGCGATTTAAGGGGATAGCAAGAAACTGCAACTAAGCAAAATAGTAGGCTCAGCAAAACAGGATTATCTGTATTTCTCCTAATAACCTCCAAAAATATAGTTGTAGTGCATATGCAAAATGTAAGACCGTCTACAGCACCAATAGTTTACCAAAAAATACTATTTTGCAATGTTCTACACCGTAGATTGCACCGTTTACAGAGCAAAGTTTGAATATATGTACGAGGAGTCGAGGATGAGTAAATTGTAGATAGTCTAACGTGGAAGCATCAGTGCGATAGTACCAAATGCCAACATTATCATGGCACTTTTTGAGAACTAATCGAAAATGAGCGGCGACATTGAAGAACTGCAAATGAAATACCGGGCTTTACATCAGAGATGCATCGTTGATCGGAGTTCCCAGTTTTGGCAGTATAACGGACTACTGTGTTGTTCTTGCAGAACCTTATTACCATAAGCACTTTAACTATGCAACTAACGCGATGGGAACAGCCAAAAAAAAAAGGACACAACAATTCATCGATGCCATGCTATGAATGCATTGCCACGCACCTGCATCTGGCTCCCCCTCATAGCCGCGGTCTCCTCGCGAAGCTCCCGGAGAATCTGGAACCATCCAGGACGGCGCACTCAGTCAGAACCTAGCGTGAGTGACCCCAAAATTAGTGGCAAATGGGCTCGAAACAGAAACGCGTAGACAGGGAGTGCGCACGGGGTGCTCGCGGACGTTGGCGAGGAGGTAGTCGTAGAGCGCAGGCGTCATTCCGAGCTGCTTCCGCCCGCGCCGCGCCTCCTCcaacgccgtcgccgccgccgcggcggaGTGGTGGGAGCACAGGCGACGCACGAGGCATGCCGGCGTGCCGCCGCGGCGCAGACTGGAGCATacggcggcggcgccgccccgGGACAGGATTAGAGCTCGGAGGGCGCGGGAAGGCGCGGCGACCGCCGGcggaggaagagggagaggaaGGGCGGAAGCGGCCGCGGCGAGGTGAGACGACATGTTTCTCGGCCCACACGTCAGTTACCCCACGCCCGCGCTGTTGGTTTTTTTCGGAATTCGGATAACGCGAAGCGCGGTTGCGCCGCTCCTCGAAGGGGAAGGGCCCACGTGGCAGTGATATCAGTTGCTTGCCTTTCCTGGCGCCGCCGCTCGCATTGGAAAAAATGATCTCGTTTCTCGGCGGGCTCTCACCGCCGGCGGCAGCGAGTTTCCACGGCGCCTCCTTCTACGTTATTAATTTCTATCGTCCCCCAGTGTTTCCACATGGTCTAAGTGTAGAGCCCAAAAATTTGCATCAGAGAAAAAACATCATGAAATAAATAAATTTAAGCAATACTAAAATTTTTCTAACCAAATATAAATCCTAAAACATTAGAATAGAATAGTCCTCTCATGAACTATAATATTCGGGATACCTTCCACTGTTTATAAATAAATTCTTAAAAGGGAATATGTGTTACTTCTCTAAAAATAAG harbors:
- the LOC103641291 gene encoding O-methyltransferase MdmC encodes the protein MSSHLAAAASALPLPLPPPAVAAPSRALRALILSRGGAAAVCSSLRRGGTPACLVRRLCSHHSAAAAATALEEARRGRKQLGMTPALYDYLLANVREHPILRELREETAAMRGSQMQVSPAQAQLLSMLVQILGARRCIEVGVFTGYSSLAVALALPESGHLVACERDDRCLEVAKKYYQRAGVAHKIDVKHALAADSLRSLLDCGEASSYDFAFVDADKRMYEEYYELLLKLVRVGGLIVMDNVLWYGRVADLLVDDQKTISIRNFNKKVLEDKRVDISMVPIGDGMTICRKLVDT